The proteins below are encoded in one region of Sphingobacterium sp. R2:
- a CDS encoding FUSC family membrane protein → MSIESLKKRFYLFYIHIIRFIQGEHTGDAFRNVSISILPSLAIYLLGAPANAAIGIGVGSLLTTLTDPPGNRKDKFSSALVCIPTFFIASLFTAYLFPYHWPLVILLSSAGFICTFYGIFGPRYAAIGNMTLILMSFVIGMAPQHPLSVSLEITVGASIYYFFSLLQAYIQPYRSLKHAMANGFHGLSQFLLIRSESYDPDIPLDLTYSRVGKIYGQISEQQEQIRSLLFREEKIISQRWHKSNYWLSQVYGLIDLHELIIALDHDYDAIRKNLLDTGSLPLIRRSIKLLALEIDSFSQPNKRFRYAEQLYDNHSKISALLSDLKGIQEQQTAQANGILASIIRNIEAIIEVLKRIQVAFYQNQEIKNKIDTNEYQQFINRPLRSLNDIKSRLHLHNPLFRFALRMAVLFGTGALIGISFLDFKYTYWILLTIAIVARPAFSMTKTRNIERILGTFSGIAVGILCLVCIDFLPALLLIAATGLFGFFLFNRSNYMVSVIFITLGIVIALNLFEGNINIILGSRIIFTLVGALLAIAGYFLIPVRQSSSIIHLAKEVALYNHHYFQIINRRLSDDLQSSFDIRLARKKAQTAMALFSDAINQMKKEPEHKWVDWSHIHHFQALSYRINSHLAGLSLSLGRESNHDIKHNIYSRIDALKPLLTDLDQLAENITLKKT, encoded by the coding sequence ATGAGCATTGAATCGTTAAAGAAAAGATTCTACCTTTTTTATATCCATATTATCCGGTTCATCCAGGGTGAACATACTGGCGATGCTTTTCGCAATGTATCTATCAGCATTTTGCCGAGTTTGGCGATCTATCTGTTGGGCGCACCGGCAAACGCAGCCATCGGTATTGGGGTGGGATCATTATTGACTACATTAACTGATCCTCCAGGTAATCGGAAAGATAAATTTTCTTCCGCCCTTGTTTGTATTCCCACTTTCTTTATTGCTTCGCTTTTTACAGCTTATCTTTTTCCTTATCATTGGCCGCTGGTTATTTTATTGAGTTCGGCAGGCTTTATCTGTACTTTTTATGGAATTTTCGGCCCTCGTTATGCCGCAATTGGGAACATGACATTGATTCTGATGAGCTTTGTCATCGGTATGGCCCCTCAGCATCCGCTTTCAGTGAGCTTAGAAATTACCGTAGGCGCCAGCATCTATTATTTCTTTAGCCTATTGCAGGCTTACATACAACCCTATCGTTCTTTGAAACACGCCATGGCCAATGGGTTTCACGGTTTATCTCAATTTCTATTGATACGTTCAGAATCTTACGATCCGGATATTCCGCTGGACTTGACTTACAGCCGCGTAGGAAAAATTTATGGCCAGATCAGTGAACAACAAGAGCAAATCAGATCGCTCTTATTTAGGGAAGAAAAAATCATTAGCCAACGCTGGCACAAAAGCAACTATTGGCTTAGTCAAGTGTATGGATTAATTGATTTACACGAATTAATTATTGCACTGGATCATGATTATGATGCCATTCGAAAAAATTTGCTGGATACCGGCAGCCTTCCGCTAATTCGTCGTAGTATAAAATTACTGGCCTTGGAAATCGATAGTTTTTCGCAGCCTAATAAAAGGTTTCGCTATGCAGAGCAGCTTTACGACAACCACAGTAAAATCAGTGCACTGTTGTCGGATCTAAAGGGAATCCAAGAACAACAGACTGCGCAAGCAAATGGTATTCTTGCTTCCATCATCCGCAATATTGAAGCTATTATTGAAGTTCTCAAACGGATTCAAGTTGCTTTTTATCAGAATCAAGAAATCAAAAACAAAATTGACACTAATGAGTATCAGCAATTTATCAACCGTCCATTGCGTAGTTTAAATGATATCAAGAGCAGACTCCATCTCCATAATCCACTTTTCCGTTTTGCACTCCGTATGGCGGTTCTCTTCGGAACAGGTGCATTGATAGGTATATCTTTTTTGGATTTTAAATATACCTATTGGATCTTACTCACTATTGCCATCGTTGCGAGACCTGCATTTTCAATGACTAAAACACGTAATATAGAACGCATACTAGGTACATTTTCGGGAATTGCCGTCGGTATACTCTGTTTGGTCTGCATTGACTTTCTGCCTGCTCTTCTTCTCATTGCCGCTACTGGGTTATTTGGATTCTTCTTATTCAACCGATCAAATTATATGGTCAGTGTGATCTTTATTACGCTGGGCATAGTCATTGCATTAAACTTATTTGAAGGAAATATTAATATCATTTTAGGCAGTAGAATAATTTTTACTTTAGTTGGTGCGCTGCTGGCAATAGCGGGCTATTTTTTGATACCAGTACGCCAAAGCTCGAGCATAATCCACTTAGCAAAAGAGGTCGCATTGTATAACCATCATTATTTTCAAATTATCAACAGACGCCTTTCCGACGATCTGCAAAGTTCGTTCGACATTCGGCTCGCTCGAAAAAAGGCACAGACTGCCATGGCTCTATTTTCCGATGCGATCAATCAAATGAAGAAGGAACCTGAACACAAGTGGGTAGACTGGTCTCATATCCATCATTTTCAAGCACTCTCCTATCGCATCAATTCGCATTTGGCTGGTCTCTCCCTATCGTTAGGTAGAGAATCTAATCACGACATAAAACACAATATCTACAGTAGAATTGATGCTTTAAAACCCCTTTTAACCGATTTAGATCAGCTTGCAGAAAATATCACCTTAAAAAAAACATAA
- a CDS encoding O-acetylhomoserine aminocarboxypropyltransferase/cysteine synthase family protein — protein MSSNKNLKFETLQVHAGQIADPTTGSRAVPIYQTTSFVFENAEHGANLFALKQFGNIYTRIMNPTTDVFEQRIAALEGGVAAVAVASGQAAQFIALNNILESGDNFVAGSNLYGGTFNQFKVSFKRLGIEARFATDGEADKIEALIDDKTKAIYVETIGNPSFNIPDFEKIAAVAKKYDLPLIVDNTFGAGGYLFKPLEHGANVVVESATKWIGGHGTSIGGVIVDGGNYNWGNGKYPQFSEPSDGYHGLVFSDVFGENGSFGNIQFAIRARVEGLRDFGPALSPFNSFLLLQGLETLSLRVQRHVDNALEIARWLEAHPQVEKVNYPGLKSSPSFSNAQKYLKNGYGAVLSFQLKGDAAQKANDFIDSLELISHLANVGDTKSLIIHPAATTHQQLSEDDQANAGVFKGLLRLSVGIEHIDDIKADLQQAFDKIN, from the coding sequence ATGTCTTCTAACAAAAATTTAAAATTCGAAACACTACAGGTTCATGCTGGCCAGATCGCTGATCCTACCACAGGATCCAGAGCAGTTCCTATATATCAAACAACATCTTTTGTATTTGAAAATGCAGAACATGGAGCCAATCTATTCGCGTTAAAACAGTTTGGAAACATTTATACCCGGATTATGAATCCAACTACGGATGTATTTGAACAGCGGATTGCAGCTTTAGAAGGTGGTGTTGCAGCAGTCGCAGTTGCATCTGGTCAGGCAGCGCAGTTTATTGCATTAAATAATATTCTTGAAAGCGGCGACAATTTTGTTGCAGGGTCCAACTTATATGGAGGCACATTCAATCAATTCAAAGTTTCCTTCAAACGGCTAGGTATTGAAGCGCGTTTTGCGACCGATGGTGAAGCTGATAAAATAGAAGCGCTCATTGACGATAAAACTAAGGCTATCTATGTTGAAACAATCGGAAACCCAAGTTTCAATATTCCTGATTTTGAAAAAATCGCTGCTGTAGCCAAAAAATACGATTTGCCATTAATTGTTGACAATACATTTGGAGCTGGGGGTTATTTATTTAAACCATTAGAGCACGGCGCAAATGTGGTCGTTGAATCGGCAACGAAATGGATTGGTGGTCATGGAACCAGCATTGGTGGCGTCATCGTTGATGGAGGTAACTATAACTGGGGAAATGGGAAGTATCCCCAATTTTCCGAACCGTCCGATGGCTATCATGGATTGGTCTTCTCAGATGTTTTTGGTGAAAATGGCTCATTTGGTAATATACAATTTGCAATCCGCGCGCGTGTAGAGGGATTAAGAGATTTTGGACCAGCACTCTCTCCTTTCAATTCATTCTTGTTGTTACAAGGCCTTGAAACATTGTCTTTACGTGTACAACGGCATGTCGACAACGCGTTGGAAATCGCTAGATGGCTTGAGGCCCATCCTCAGGTAGAAAAGGTAAATTATCCGGGATTAAAAAGCTCGCCGAGTTTCTCAAATGCACAAAAATATCTTAAAAATGGATACGGCGCAGTGCTTTCTTTCCAGCTAAAAGGCGACGCAGCCCAGAAAGCCAACGACTTTATCGACAGCTTAGAATTAATCAGTCATTTAGCTAACGTAGGCGATACTAAATCGCTGATTATTCATCCAGCTGCAACGACCCACCAACAATTGAGTGAGGACGACCAAGCGAATGCGGGTGTGTTTAAAGGACTGTTGCGTCTGTCAGTCGGAATAGAACATATTGATGACATCAAAGCAGATTTACAACAAGCTTTTGATAAAATCAACTAA
- the metX gene encoding homoserine O-acetyltransferase produces MSKHIYLHPEPFVFENGRELTDLQISYETFGQLNPDRSNVIWVCHALTANANVLDWWPGLFGTDDLFDPNDYFIICANVIGSAYNSSNPLSINPTTGQPYYLSFPEFTVKDLASAHQFLADHLDIKRINVLIGSSLGGQQALEWAASNTISIDHLIVVGTNAVHSPWGIAFNESQRLAITTDRTFYANHPDGGAKGLKVARSMALLSYRNYTTYSNTQSENDQNKLGDYKASSYQNYQGEKLVSRYNAYSYYFLTKAMDSHNLGRGRLSIESALSNISCPTLVLSVNTDLLFPPQEQQFIAQHIPNARYEEIESTYGHDGFLIETAKLTETISLFLSEHKVYAAELV; encoded by the coding sequence ATGAGTAAGCATATTTATCTGCACCCAGAGCCTTTTGTATTTGAAAATGGACGAGAGCTTACTGATTTACAAATCAGTTATGAGACGTTTGGCCAACTTAATCCAGATCGCAGCAATGTGATCTGGGTATGTCATGCACTAACGGCCAATGCAAACGTCCTGGATTGGTGGCCGGGTCTTTTTGGAACCGATGATTTATTTGATCCGAACGACTATTTTATCATCTGCGCCAACGTTATTGGGTCGGCCTATAATAGTAGCAACCCATTGTCTATTAACCCGACCACTGGGCAGCCCTATTACCTATCATTTCCGGAGTTTACGGTAAAAGATTTGGCCAGTGCACACCAGTTTCTTGCTGACCATCTGGACATCAAGCGTATCAACGTTCTTATCGGGAGCTCATTAGGGGGGCAGCAGGCATTGGAATGGGCAGCTTCCAACACGATCTCAATCGATCATTTAATCGTCGTTGGCACAAATGCTGTTCATTCACCATGGGGTATTGCATTCAATGAGAGCCAACGCCTTGCCATTACAACCGACCGTACCTTTTATGCAAACCATCCTGATGGCGGAGCTAAGGGACTAAAGGTGGCACGTTCAATGGCATTGCTATCGTACCGTAATTATACAACCTATAGTAATACACAGAGCGAAAATGATCAGAATAAGCTCGGCGACTACAAAGCGTCATCTTATCAAAATTATCAGGGGGAAAAATTAGTAAGCCGCTACAATGCTTACAGCTATTATTTCCTGACGAAAGCAATGGATAGCCACAATTTGGGGCGCGGCAGATTGTCTATTGAATCTGCACTATCAAACATTAGCTGTCCAACATTGGTATTGAGTGTCAATACAGATTTATTGTTTCCTCCACAAGAGCAACAATTCATAGCACAGCATATTCCCAATGCTCGTTACGAAGAGATTGAATCAACCTATGGTCATGACGGCTTTTTGATCGAAACAGCAAAACTAACAGAAACTATTAGCCTCTTTCTGAGCGAGCACAAAGTGTATGCTGCTGAATTAGTATAA
- a CDS encoding homoserine dehydrogenase: MSNKLTIGMFGFGVVGQGLYDIIKTKNLNLEIKKFVIKNGDKKRSLPAELFSTDAEAILGDPEINTVVELIDDAEAAYQLTVRALKSGKNVVSANKKMIASHLEELVDIQHEYGTSLLYEGAVCGSIPIIRNLEEYYDNELLHSVSGIFNGSSNYILSKVFNENQHYSDALKKAQELGFAETDPTLDVGGFDPKFKVCIVASHAYGIYVKPNDVFNIGIDKLGQQDIRFAKEKNLKIKLIPTAREIDGNKVVLYVLPRLVGKDSMLYNVENENNGVLVKAAFADEQFFYGKGAGGHPTGSAVLSDIAALRYGYRYEYKKHLESSTLNYSQDYLIKVYLRYTDDTLIEKLNFSEITERYYAPDFKYVIGHINLQQIAAHKADLDQEGNFIAEIA, translated from the coding sequence ATGAGCAATAAATTAACAATAGGGATGTTTGGATTTGGTGTTGTAGGCCAAGGTCTTTATGATATTATCAAAACCAAAAATCTTAATCTGGAGATCAAGAAATTTGTCATTAAAAACGGTGATAAAAAACGCTCCCTACCAGCGGAGTTGTTTTCTACTGATGCGGAGGCAATTTTAGGTGATCCAGAGATTAACACTGTTGTCGAACTGATTGATGATGCCGAAGCAGCATACCAACTAACTGTGCGCGCACTGAAATCGGGAAAAAATGTGGTTTCTGCCAATAAAAAAATGATTGCGAGCCATTTGGAAGAGCTAGTTGATATCCAGCATGAATATGGTACAAGCTTATTGTATGAAGGTGCTGTTTGTGGAAGTATTCCTATTATCCGGAATTTAGAAGAGTATTATGATAATGAATTGCTCCACTCTGTTAGTGGCATTTTTAATGGATCTTCCAACTATATCCTATCTAAAGTTTTCAACGAAAACCAACACTATTCAGATGCTTTGAAGAAAGCGCAAGAACTCGGATTTGCAGAAACAGATCCAACCTTGGATGTCGGTGGATTTGATCCCAAATTTAAAGTATGTATTGTTGCTTCGCATGCGTACGGTATCTATGTCAAACCAAACGATGTGTTCAATATTGGTATTGATAAATTGGGACAGCAAGATATTCGTTTTGCGAAAGAAAAGAACCTCAAGATCAAATTGATACCGACGGCAAGAGAGATCGACGGAAACAAAGTTGTACTTTATGTATTACCACGCCTAGTAGGCAAAGACAGCATGCTCTATAATGTAGAAAATGAGAACAATGGAGTATTGGTGAAAGCGGCCTTTGCAGACGAACAATTTTTCTATGGTAAAGGAGCAGGTGGCCACCCAACAGGTTCTGCTGTGCTATCTGATATCGCGGCTCTTCGCTATGGATACCGCTATGAGTATAAAAAACATTTAGAATCCAGCACCTTAAATTATAGCCAAGATTATTTAATTAAGGTTTATTTGAGATACACCGATGATACACTGATTGAAAAGTTAAATTTCAGTGAAATCACAGAACGATATTACGCACCAGATTTCAAATATGTCATCGGACATATTAATCTTCAACAAATCGCAGCTCACAAAGCCGATTTGGATCAAGAGGGCAATTTTATTGCTGAAATCGCGTAG
- a CDS encoding GH92 family glycosyl hydrolase — MVKHIIYYFCSLFVSTTAVFAQQKTDLTVFVKPNIGSVHSRYFFYTPAAVPFGMAKLAPSTNGSYGNKSGWEAVGYDDRHGSIEGFANFHEFQVGGVVFAPSVGKLKTTPGQLDRPQSGYRSDFDKKDEFATSGYYRVKLKDYNVLAELTATKRVGFHRYTFPKTEEANLIFDIGHVMGESGPVVDAEVNYDKQHVWGYVVTNPVYVQKYQQGAHVKMFFFAEINKQPKSFGTFRDSTTFDQHSRIKGKGAGLFLKFDTQVGESIEVKTGLSYTSVENAQMNLLKEAKDMSFDEAKKNALQTWNSELGRILVEGGKADDRVKFYTGLYHALLGRGLASDVNGAYPKNDGSVGQIALNKQGQPIHHHYNTDAIWGAFWNLTQLWSIAYPDYYNDWIQSQLLVYRDAGWLGDGIANSKYVSGVGTNFTGLAIAAAYNVGIRDYDVNLAYAAVRKNELEGKDRLPGAGKLDVGVFVRKGYSPYIKDDNGSPELMTNGSPFGASHTLEYAFSAGAAAQFAKSLGHQKDYIKFQGLSDGWRNLYDTATKFMRPRDSTGRFISNFNPYEPWRGFQEGNAWQYTFYVPHVPQELVKLVGKDLFNQRLDSIFTVSQKNVFGGGTQIDAFAGIESLYNHGNQPNLHISWLFYFSGRPDLSQKWVRAICNEFYGNDAIHGYGYGQDEDQGQLGAWYVLSSIGLFDVRSLTTEKPALQIGAPLFDRVTIELPEKLRKNKFIIQVKKEQPNSYIIDQARLNNRLWKGWQLPFERLVEGGILDIKLKGD; from the coding sequence ATGGTAAAGCATATCATTTATTATTTTTGTAGTTTATTTGTTAGTACGACGGCTGTTTTTGCACAGCAGAAAACAGATTTAACCGTTTTTGTAAAACCTAATATTGGATCCGTTCATAGCCGGTATTTCTTTTATACTCCAGCAGCAGTACCTTTTGGAATGGCTAAGCTCGCGCCGAGCACAAATGGAAGCTATGGGAACAAGTCAGGCTGGGAAGCTGTGGGGTACGATGATAGGCATGGGTCAATAGAAGGATTCGCTAATTTTCACGAATTTCAGGTAGGCGGAGTGGTATTCGCACCATCCGTTGGAAAATTGAAGACAACTCCTGGTCAACTCGATCGTCCACAAAGTGGCTATCGTTCCGATTTTGACAAAAAGGATGAATTTGCCACTTCTGGTTATTACCGTGTCAAGTTGAAAGATTATAATGTACTTGCTGAGCTTACGGCAACGAAGCGTGTCGGTTTTCATCGGTATACTTTTCCAAAAACGGAAGAAGCCAATCTTATTTTCGATATTGGCCATGTGATGGGGGAAAGTGGCCCAGTCGTTGATGCTGAAGTGAATTATGACAAACAGCACGTCTGGGGGTATGTGGTTACCAACCCTGTATACGTACAAAAATATCAGCAGGGTGCTCACGTTAAGATGTTTTTCTTCGCGGAGATAAACAAACAGCCTAAATCTTTTGGAACATTTAGAGATTCCACGACTTTCGATCAACATAGTCGTATAAAGGGAAAAGGGGCTGGCTTGTTCCTGAAATTTGATACCCAGGTAGGGGAATCTATCGAAGTCAAGACCGGTTTGTCTTACACATCTGTGGAAAATGCGCAAATGAATTTGCTTAAAGAAGCAAAGGATATGTCGTTTGATGAGGCAAAGAAAAATGCCTTGCAAACCTGGAATAGTGAACTGGGAAGAATTTTGGTGGAAGGGGGCAAAGCGGACGACCGCGTTAAATTTTATACGGGATTGTATCATGCTTTACTTGGCCGTGGGCTTGCAAGCGATGTCAATGGCGCATACCCCAAAAATGACGGCTCGGTGGGGCAGATTGCCTTAAATAAGCAAGGGCAACCGATTCATCATCATTACAATACCGATGCGATCTGGGGTGCATTTTGGAATTTGACACAGTTGTGGTCCATTGCTTATCCGGACTATTACAACGACTGGATTCAGAGTCAATTGTTGGTCTATCGCGATGCCGGTTGGCTAGGAGACGGTATTGCCAACAGTAAATACGTTTCGGGTGTAGGGACTAATTTTACAGGTTTGGCAATTGCAGCGGCGTATAATGTGGGTATTCGTGACTATGATGTGAATCTTGCCTATGCTGCGGTGCGCAAAAATGAATTGGAAGGGAAAGACCGTCTGCCTGGAGCGGGGAAGTTAGATGTGGGCGTTTTTGTCCGTAAAGGGTATTCTCCGTATATAAAAGATGATAATGGCAGTCCCGAATTAATGACCAATGGATCTCCTTTTGGTGCTTCGCATACCTTGGAATATGCTTTTTCTGCCGGTGCAGCCGCACAATTTGCAAAATCATTGGGGCACCAAAAAGACTACATTAAATTTCAGGGATTATCCGATGGGTGGCGTAATCTGTACGATACCGCAACGAAGTTTATGCGACCAAGGGATAGTACTGGGCGATTTATTTCAAACTTTAACCCTTATGAACCATGGCGTGGATTTCAGGAGGGAAATGCTTGGCAGTATACCTTCTATGTTCCGCATGTCCCACAGGAATTGGTTAAACTGGTTGGAAAGGATCTGTTTAATCAGCGGTTGGATAGTATTTTTACGGTGTCGCAGAAGAATGTGTTTGGAGGTGGTACACAAATTGACGCTTTCGCAGGGATTGAAAGTCTTTATAATCATGGTAATCAACCGAACCTGCATATCTCTTGGCTATTCTATTTTTCTGGTAGACCTGATTTAAGTCAGAAATGGGTACGGGCAATTTGCAATGAGTTTTATGGTAATGATGCAATACACGGTTATGGCTACGGACAAGACGAAGACCAAGGACAGCTGGGAGCTTGGTATGTCTTATCCAGTATAGGGCTATTCGATGTACGAAGTCTCACCACCGAGAAGCCCGCACTTCAGATCGGCGCTCCACTTTTCGATCGGGTAACGATAGAATTGCCGGAGAAATTAAGAAAAAATAAATTTATCATTCAGGTGAAGAAAGAGCAGCCCAATAGTTATATTATTGATCAAGCTCGGTTGAATAATCGCTTGTGGAAAGGTTGGCAACTTCCTTTTGAACGTTTGGTGGAAGGTGGGATTTTAGATATCAAGTTGAAAGGTGACTAA